GAAGCTGCTGGTGGTCGTTCCCGGACTGGTACCCGGTGCGCCGCTGGTTCTCGCGCGACCATCAGTACAACATCACCGTTGCGCGGGAGATGCCCGGCCGGATGGCCCGCGCGGTCGGCGCCCCGGTGGCGATCGCCCAGCACGTCGGGGACTACCGGTCGGCCTCGCCGCTGATGCCCGGCGTCCCCTACGACACGCTGGCCGTCGGGGAGAGCCAGGTCGTCGAGCGCGACGGCCGGGTCCTGACCCGGCTCACCTACGCCGACGGCGAGGCCCACACCGCCGCGGAGATCACACTGGCGCCGCCGGAGCCGCTGGACCCGATCCCGGCCGGGTTCTGGCTGGTGCCCCAGACCTTCGCGGTGCACGCGGTCTGGCACCTGTACAACAACGCGGGCCGGGCCGAGTACGCAATCAACAAGCGGCTGGGCAGGCACAAGTGGCAACAGGGTCCGGCGACCAACCTGCCGGACTACGTCCCGGCCGACCGGTCGGCGACCGACCGGACCCCGGCGTCGGTCTGAGCGGCGATATTCGACGGGTGCGAATCCGGATCGAGGGCACCGACCTGCCGGGGCGGCAGTCGGCTCCCGGTCCGGATGCTCCGGACGGGCACCCGTCGGCACACGTCGGCGTGCAACGCCGGGACCGCCCGACCGAACTGCTCGGGCTGACCCGCGGCGATGTGCGCAGCGCCGGCTGGACGCGCGAGGCGACCGCGGTCGAGGGCACAGCGGACCTCACGGGCCCGTACCTGTCCGGGCCGCCCGGGGCGGCGCCACGTCTACCTGTCCCGGGTAGACGTGGACCCAGCCGGGCGGCCCACGATGTTCCGCCGCGCCAAGCTCATGCGGGACGGCGTGCCCGCGCCCGTGCTCGCCGACACGATCCGGCTCGGCACTCTCGTCGGGCGCCTGCGGCTGAGCCAGGGCCCGGCCGACCCGGTGTGCGCCGCCGCCCGCCCGCCGCGGATCGCGTGGAGCGCCGAGCAGGCGGACCCCCGCGACGTTCAGCCTTGACGCAGGCGAGCCTCAGCGAGCTCTGCGAATAGGGGGCGCGGGGTGGCGAAGCCCCCCGCAGCGGCGCGAAGCGACGCAACAAATCCGAAGATCCGCCGGCGAAGGCGCTTGGCGCCGA
This portion of the Sporichthyaceae bacterium genome encodes:
- a CDS encoding carbon-nitrogen hydrolase family protein, translating into MSERTLKVAVVQPRLRVGEVEDNMVRCEGLIRSAHREHSPQVILLPEGFTSPNMYGKAMKGVARPVDGAPFQMLRNLARELDCTIGGGFQARRGADTYGTYMLVEPDGSAHLHDKDIPSLWENAYYRGGDDDGVSTTSFGTVGMACGFEWDRSRTARRARGKVVAMLGGSCWWSFPDWYPVRRWFSRDHQYNITVAREMPGRMARAVGAPVAIAQHVGDYRSASPLMPGVPYDTLAVGESQVVERDGRVLTRLTYADGEAHTAAEITLAPPEPLDPIPAGFWLVPQTFAVHAVWHLYNNAGRAEYAINKRLGRHKWQQGPATNLPDYVPADRSATDRTPASV
- a CDS encoding DUF5990 family protein, translated to MCAAPAGRARRPRSRAQRTSRARTCPGRPGRRHVYLSRVDVDPAGRPTMFRRAKLMRDGVPAPVLADTIRLGTLVGRLRLSQGPADPVCAAARPPRIAWSAEQADPRDVQP